A region of the Terriglobales bacterium genome:
GTGCGCGAGACGCCCATCGGCCTGTACTGGGCCAGCGCCGTCACGGTGATGGGATTCATCACCCATCGCATCAATGTTTCGATCACCGCGCTGGAACGCGCTACCGGAACGCACTACGTGCCCAAGTGGTCGGAGATGGCTGTCACCATCATGCTGGTGGCCGCCGCTGTCATCGCCTTCCGCTGGGCCGTACTGCATCTGAAAATCTTCCCGCGCACCGAGCCCCGCACTCGCTGGCTGGCCCAGCCCGCCAATGCGGATTGAGTCAACCCTCGCCAGCTCTCGGGTGTGGCCTAGGCAGCGCACCCGACGAGCCGGCCAGCTCCGGGCGGGATTCCGCAGGGGGGAATTACCTCCGCCCGGAGCCTATGAATAACACGGCGGTCAACCGTGTTCTCGAAGAGGCGAATATGAAACCTTCCAGCCTTCTTCCTCCCGAAATCGACGATCCCCTGCTTGATTCCGCCGCCCAATTGGAAGAATCCGCACGCGCGCTCGACCTGGAAGACTGGATCGTGCAACGCCTCAAGCATCCTGATCGCGAAATGACTGTCAATCTTCCGCTGCCGCGCGACACCGGCGCTCTCACCTGCACCGCCTTCCGTGTTCAACACCTGCGCGCCCACGGGCCATGCATAGGTCCGGTACGGCTTGCGCCCGATGCTCACCTGGCGCAGCTTCGCTCTGTCGCTCTCGACCTGACCCTGCAATGTGCCCTGCTCGACTTGCCGCTGGGTGGAAGTGCGGGCGCCATTGTCTGCGATCCGGCGCAGTTTACGGAACGCGAATTGCGGCACTTGGTGCGCCACTACCTGGCCGCGCTCGATCTCCACAATGACATTTTTGCTCCCTCGCAATTCATCGCCGCCTGGACCTCCGCGAGCCGGCACCTGCAGGCCGCGGCCCTGGTTGCGAGGCCCGCGATTCTCGGCGGACTTCCCAATCCCGCAGCCGCCATTGCGGCCGGGTGGTTCACGCTGGTTTCGGAAGCACGCGCCACCAGCCACCAGCCACTCACCACCGTGTCGATCCAGGGCTTCTCGGCGGCCGCCACCGCGCTGGCGACCCTGCTGCAGAGCTCCGGCGCTCGCATTGTCGGCCTCGCCGACAAGTCCGGCGGGCTCTTCTCTGAACACGGCCTCGACCTCGCCGCCGTCTCGGCTCACACTTCTCAAACAGGAATGCTCTACGGCTTCTCCGAGGCCGACCCGGTCAACAATTCCGAGATCCTTGCATCCTCCTGCGACCTGCTGGTTCTTGCCGCCGCCGAACGTCAACTGAACGCGCAGAATGCCGCGCGCGTCCAGGCGCCCATGGTTCTCGAAGCGGTATCGGGAGCGGTCACGCCCGCGGCAATGAGCCACCTGTCGTCACGCCGGATCACCGTCATTCCCGCGCTGCTTGGCGTCGGGCCACGGACGCTAGCCTGGTTCGCGGAGTGGCAGAGCGGCCTGCGCTACGAAGCGCCGGAGCAGTCCGCCACCGAATCACTTATCCGCCACAAGCTCGCGGATGTTCTGTGCCGAGCGCAATCCTCGGCGGCGTTGAACCGGATTCCGCTTCCAGATGCCTGCCGCCGCCTGGCGCTGGAGAAACTCGCCGCCGTTCTCCGGCTGCTGCATTAGAAAATAAACGGCGCAGCCGAAGCCGCGCCGATTCACTCGATACTATTTTCTCTGGCCTTGCCCTAGGAGCCCACCAGCTTCTGCAGTCCCGCCTTGTTCTTGATCAGCAGCGTCGAGCCGCGCAGGATCGCGAACTGCTTCTTGCGGAAACTGCCCAGCAGCCGCGTTACCGTCTCGCGCGAGGTGCCGATCACCTGCGCGATTTCTTCGTGGGTCAGGGCCAGCTTCACCCGGATTCCATCTTTGCCTTCCTCGCCGTCGCCGGCAAGCTCCAGCAGCATGCGCGCCAGTTTTTCGCTCGCCGAGTGCGACAGCCCTATCGCCCGGATCATGTCGTAGGCGTTGTGACAGTTCTTGCTCAAGTGCTGCGCCGCCTGCAAGCAAGCCGTTCCATGCTCTTCCAGGAATTTGTGAAAATCCTCGCGCTTGATGAAAACCACCTGGCACGGCTGCACCGTTTCTGCGGTCAGCTCGTAGGGCTGGTTGTTGACGCAGGCGTGCATGCCCAGCGCCTCGCCCGGTTCGGCGATTTTCAGAATCATCGTCTTGCCTTCGCTGGAGTTGACCGACAGCTTCACTCGC
Encoded here:
- a CDS encoding Glu/Leu/Phe/Val dehydrogenase dimerization domain-containing protein, with translation MKPSSLLPPEIDDPLLDSAAQLEESARALDLEDWIVQRLKHPDREMTVNLPLPRDTGALTCTAFRVQHLRAHGPCIGPVRLAPDAHLAQLRSVALDLTLQCALLDLPLGGSAGAIVCDPAQFTERELRHLVRHYLAALDLHNDIFAPSQFIAAWTSASRHLQAAALVARPAILGGLPNPAAAIAAGWFTLVSEARATSHQPLTTVSIQGFSAAATALATLLQSSGARIVGLADKSGGLFSEHGLDLAAVSAHTSQTGMLYGFSEADPVNNSEILASSCDLLVLAAAERQLNAQNAARVQAPMVLEAVSGAVTPAAMSHLSSRRITVIPALLGVGPRTLAWFAEWQSGLRYEAPEQSATESLIRHKLADVLCRAQSSAALNRIPLPDACRRLALEKLAAVLRLLH
- a CDS encoding Crp/Fnr family transcriptional regulator, whose product is MANATPYGMELIDSCLVCKMRNENFFCQLPPKTLEAFEKIKFPSTLPRESTLFVEGQQPRGIYLLCRGRVKLSVNSSEGKTMILKIAEPGEALGMHACVNNQPYELTAETVQPCQVVFIKREDFHKFLEEHGTACLQAAQHLSKNCHNAYDMIRAIGLSHSASEKLARMLLELAGDGEEGKDGIRVKLALTHEEIAQVIGTSRETVTRLLGSFRKKQFAILRGSTLLIKNKAGLQKLVGS